GCCATGGCGGCGGTCTGAACACGCTGGTTTGGGGCGACTGCTATAACAATGCTGGGCAGCCCCAGGCAAGCTCGCTCCCATGTATTGGTGCCACCCGCACCGATCACTAGGTCGCTAGCCGCTAGCAAGCTGGCCATGTCCAGCACATCGCAGTGGAATCGGACATCCGGCATTTCTCGACATCTCCTCTCGATGTCGCCACGGTGCACGTTGATACTGCCGACCACTACATCGACCTGGAATCGCCGCTTCTTGATTAAATCCAACGCATCAAGAGCGATAGATGTGTAATTACCTGGATCACTACCACCCAAAAACACCAACAGACGATTGACTTTACCTGTATGTACAGGCTTTTTTGTGCGTTCGCGGATGAACTCCGAACGCAGAAGCGCATAACGCGGACCGAGCAAACGCCGGCACAGCACGGGCACAAGTTTCTGGTAACGTTCCGCTGCTCCGCTATCCAGTGTTTGATCGAGCAGTAGATCGCAGACATGCGCGCGGTCTGCGAGGTCGTCGATCACGAAGAGTCTTCCCACATGCTCGCGTACCAACTGCTCCCACGTGGCGTCGATTCCGTAATGATCTACGATTAACCAGTCAACATCGCCCAGGGTGGTTAGCGTTCTTATGGTCTCTTTCGCGTCCTCTAGTGGCCCCATGCGCAGCCAATGGCTATGTGCCAAACTACCCGTGCATGACGAGCTGTTGGCAGGTTGCATACAAATCGATTCAAAACCTGCTGATCTGATACGTGCAATAAGGGAATCTGGCATCTGCCGAGCAATGAATTTCACCTCCATGCCGGAGCGAGCCAGAACCTCCGCGAGCGCGAGGCAACGCATTACATGCCCGCTACCTATTGAGGTAGATGCATCAGTGCGAATTAGGACCCTCACGCATCCTTCTCAAGCAAAAACCATGTCGTGTCATCCTGTGGAAAATTCGGATCTCGATGATAGGTAAAGCCGTAGTCCACAAGACGTAATTGGTTGAAGCGATCAAGCAGTTCGCCAGCAAAATCCCTCTTAAACAATTTGTCATCCTGACCATGGTAGGGCACTGTAACG
This sequence is a window from Nevskiales bacterium. Protein-coding genes within it:
- the pseG gene encoding UDP-2,4-diacetamido-2,4,6-trideoxy-beta-L-altropyranose hydrolase, coding for MRVLIRTDASTSIGSGHVMRCLALAEVLARSGMEVKFIARQMPDSLIARIRSAGFESICMQPANSSSCTGSLAHSHWLRMGPLEDAKETIRTLTTLGDVDWLIVDHYGIDATWEQLVREHVGRLFVIDDLADRAHVCDLLLDQTLDSGAAERYQKLVPVLCRRLLGPRYALLRSEFIRERTKKPVHTGKVNRLLVFLGGSDPGNYTSIALDALDLIKKRRFQVDVVVGSINVHRGDIERRCREMPDVRFHCDVLDMASLLAASDLVIGAGGTNTWERACLGLPSIVIAVAPNQRVQTAAMAELGAIIELPARDLSPQVIAGAITMLMANPDRLCEMSRISAGLVDGRGAERVARELSAAPLVLRRATAADSDALHQWRNAEEVRRYSHDSAPIGLDTHRTWLMSVLADQARDLLIAEQNDRPVGVLRYDRCGTSATVSIYLVPGHSGQGLGPRILLAGDRWLDHHHPEVRTVIAEVLPDNKASARAFIEAGYEQGPETYIKRLRR